One Persicobacter psychrovividus DNA window includes the following coding sequences:
- the atpE gene encoding ATP synthase F0 subunit C, giving the protein MFSSLFFAEAIGLLGAALGAGIAAVGAGIGIGQIGGSAIEAIARQPEAAGQIQSTMIISAALVEGVSLFGVVVSLLIALG; this is encoded by the coding sequence ATGTTTAGCTCTTTATTTTTCGCCGAAGCTATCGGCTTGTTGGGTGCAGCTCTTGGTGCTGGTATTGCTGCCGTAGGTGCAGGTATCGGTATTGGTCAGATTGGTGGTTCAGCTATTGAAGCCATCGCTCGCCAACCAGAAGCCGCAGGTCAGATTCAATCGACTATGATTATCTCAGCAGCCTTAGTGGAAGGTGTATCCTTGTTTGGTGTGGTAGTATCCCTTTTGATTGCATTGGGTTAA
- a CDS encoding M23 family metallopeptidase: MEKKKKISHWLNTRYSLIVRSEGNLEEKTNLIFTPGRVMMLLFVSLSLMFTVSLFLSKTILSQWFDPTFVQTQQDRTLIELRTKVDSLQMAMVRRDMFMRNVEDILAGVDGKAEEEEREELQAVIKEKDLTKQAAIDSAFRADFANVSLDDIEGNVGEGPLSEMSFFKPADGMLSGGFDPAKDHFGVDIVAKKDEPIKAVADGTVLMATWTQATGNVLLVQHSNNMISVYKHNAALLATEGQHVQAGDIIAIMGNSGELTTGPHLHFEIWLNGHAANPVDFIAF; encoded by the coding sequence GTGGAAAAGAAGAAGAAAATAAGCCATTGGCTGAATACCCGTTATTCATTAATTGTTAGGTCGGAAGGAAATCTGGAAGAAAAAACCAATTTGATATTTACCCCTGGCAGGGTAATGATGCTGCTTTTTGTGTCCCTTTCATTGATGTTTACCGTCAGTCTGTTTTTATCGAAGACAATTTTAAGCCAGTGGTTTGATCCTACCTTTGTTCAAACTCAGCAGGATAGAACATTGATCGAACTTCGAACGAAAGTGGATTCTTTGCAAATGGCCATGGTCCGCAGGGATATGTTCATGCGTAATGTAGAAGATATTCTTGCTGGGGTGGATGGAAAAGCGGAGGAAGAAGAACGGGAGGAACTGCAGGCGGTGATTAAGGAGAAAGACCTGACGAAGCAAGCGGCGATTGATTCGGCATTCAGAGCTGATTTTGCCAATGTATCACTGGATGATATTGAGGGCAATGTCGGGGAAGGCCCCCTTTCGGAGATGTCGTTCTTTAAACCTGCAGATGGAATGCTTTCAGGTGGGTTTGATCCTGCCAAAGACCATTTCGGTGTCGATATTGTTGCTAAAAAAGATGAACCCATTAAGGCGGTGGCAGATGGCACGGTATTAATGGCAACCTGGACGCAAGCCACGGGCAATGTGCTTTTGGTTCAGCATTCCAACAATATGATTTCAGTATATAAACACAATGCCGCCCTTTTGGCCACGGAAGGCCAACATGTTCAGGCGGGAGATATTATAGCAATTATGGGGAACAGCGGAGAACTGACCACTGGGCCACATTTGCACTTTGAAATCTGGCTGAATGGCCATGCGGCCAATCCAGTGGATTTTATCGCTTTTTAA
- the atpB gene encoding F0F1 ATP synthase subunit A, whose product MNATRFKRLRWLLACTMVFMTLFTGTAWAADSGGHSAQNEEKEFNAKETIFHHILDAHEWHFFDGPYGTLYLPVIVYSKDKGLEVFSSSNFYNDQHEEVAYNGYEIEHGHITLEGKPVLDLSITKNVASMLLSVVLLLAVFLSISKGYKTKDGKVKAPKGLVSFLEPLILFVRDDIVVPNIGEKDADRFMNYHLTLFFFILFNNLLGLLPGAANLTGNIAVTVTLAVFTFIVTTISAKKPYWSHIFNPPVPLALKPMMIPIEFIGIFTKPFALTVRLFANITAGHIMILVLISFAFIFKSVTVGVVSSSIATMMMLLEILVAFIQAYVFALLSAIFIGIAMEEAHH is encoded by the coding sequence ATGAACGCTACAAGGTTTAAACGTTTACGTTGGCTGTTAGCTTGTACGATGGTTTTTATGACCTTGTTTACAGGAACAGCTTGGGCAGCCGATAGCGGAGGTCATTCAGCACAGAATGAGGAAAAAGAGTTCAACGCTAAGGAGACTATTTTCCATCATATCTTAGATGCACATGAGTGGCACTTCTTTGACGGGCCCTATGGGACACTCTACCTTCCGGTGATTGTGTACTCTAAAGACAAGGGATTGGAAGTTTTTTCCTCTTCCAATTTTTACAACGATCAACACGAGGAAGTTGCTTACAATGGGTATGAGATCGAGCACGGTCACATTACTTTAGAAGGTAAGCCTGTTCTTGATCTTTCGATCACAAAGAACGTTGCTTCAATGTTGTTGTCGGTAGTTTTACTCTTGGCAGTATTTTTGTCTATCTCAAAAGGATACAAGACAAAAGACGGCAAGGTAAAAGCTCCGAAAGGGTTGGTATCCTTTCTTGAGCCACTGATATTATTCGTTCGCGATGATATTGTGGTGCCAAATATTGGCGAGAAAGATGCAGACCGTTTCATGAACTACCATCTCACGTTGTTCTTCTTCATCTTGTTCAATAACCTTTTGGGATTACTTCCAGGGGCAGCGAACTTGACAGGAAACATTGCGGTAACCGTTACATTAGCGGTATTTACCTTCATCGTGACGACCATTAGCGCCAAAAAGCCCTACTGGAGTCACATTTTTAATCCTCCGGTGCCATTAGCATTGAAGCCGATGATGATTCCAATTGAATTTATTGGTATCTTCACTAAGCCATTTGCATTGACGGTACGTCTTTTTGCCAATATCACGGCAGGACACATTATGATTTTGGTTTTGATCAGTTTTGCTTTTATCTTTAAGAGTGTAACAGTTGGAGTTGTTTCTTCATCGATCGCAACCATGATGATGTTACTTGAGATTCTTGTAGCTTTCATCCAAGCATATGTTTTTGCATTGCTTTCCGCTATCTTCATCGGCATTGCCATGGAGGAAGCACATCATTAA
- the atpG gene encoding ATP synthase F1 subunit gamma, with product MANLKEIKARIKSVDSTQQITKAMKMVAASKLRRAQDRIMQMRPYAEKFDEILDHVNEVASGVQVKRDFAQVREEVESVLLVVITSDRGLCGGFNTNVIKQAVQRIEDNYASQRDAGKLTILPIGKKAYEYFAKNKYVVIDKYYELFNDLSFNSARLVAEYMMEMFIEGKYDQVDLIYNEFKNVATQLLREEVFLPAQPREEEEEANKDAKHGGMAIDYIFDQNPGALLDELIPHGLKMRFFRAVLESNASEHGARMTAMDKATDNAAELLKDLNLLYNRTRQAAITTEILEITAGAEALAQ from the coding sequence ATGGCAAACCTCAAAGAAATCAAGGCTCGGATCAAGTCTGTAGATTCTACCCAGCAAATTACCAAAGCCATGAAAATGGTAGCGGCATCGAAACTACGTCGAGCGCAGGATAGAATTATGCAAATGCGTCCTTACGCAGAGAAATTTGACGAGATTCTTGATCACGTAAATGAAGTGGCATCAGGTGTACAGGTAAAACGCGACTTCGCTCAGGTTAGAGAAGAAGTGGAATCTGTATTGCTTGTCGTGATTACTTCTGACAGAGGATTGTGTGGCGGTTTCAACACAAATGTCATTAAACAAGCTGTTCAGCGCATTGAAGACAACTATGCATCGCAACGTGATGCTGGAAAGTTGACCATCTTGCCTATCGGTAAAAAAGCATATGAGTACTTTGCGAAGAACAAGTATGTGGTGATCGATAAGTATTATGAGTTGTTCAACGACTTGTCATTCAACAGTGCTCGATTGGTTGCAGAATACATGATGGAAATGTTCATTGAAGGAAAGTACGATCAAGTTGATTTGATCTACAATGAATTCAAGAACGTGGCTACTCAGCTTTTGCGCGAAGAGGTATTTTTGCCTGCACAACCTCGTGAAGAGGAAGAGGAGGCAAACAAGGATGCTAAACATGGCGGTATGGCGATCGATTATATTTTCGATCAAAACCCAGGCGCTTTGTTGGATGAATTGATCCCTCACGGTTTGAAAATGCGTTTTTTCCGCGCAGTTCTGGAATCCAATGCTTCTGAGCATGGTGCCCGTATGACAGCGATGGATAAAGCAACTGATAACGCTGCAGAATTATTGAAAGACTTGAACTTACTTTACAACCGTACGCGTCAGGCTGCAATTACTACGGAGATCTTGGAGATCACCGCAGGTGCAGAGGCATTGGCTCAATAA
- a CDS encoding polymer-forming cytoskeletal protein, with protein MFGNKNQEKVAAVEAISNSSNHIGMGTVIRGDVETSGNIRIEGTLTGNITCKSKVVMGQSAKVDGNVIAQIAEVEGLITGRVEVSDVLVLKPTARIEGDILTNKMIVESGAQFNGSCQMSNVKKDEQSKTRSGVESKEGKISKPA; from the coding sequence ATGTTCGGAAATAAAAATCAAGAAAAAGTGGCTGCAGTAGAGGCAATTAGTAATTCATCTAACCATATTGGTATGGGAACTGTTATTCGTGGAGATGTAGAAACCTCTGGGAATATTCGTATTGAAGGCACTTTAACGGGTAACATCACCTGTAAATCAAAAGTAGTGATGGGGCAGTCAGCAAAAGTTGACGGTAATGTTATTGCTCAGATTGCTGAGGTCGAAGGCTTGATTACAGGTCGTGTAGAGGTGAGTGATGTTTTGGTGCTGAAGCCAACTGCGCGTATTGAAGGAGATATTCTAACAAATAAAATGATCGTAGAATCGGGAGCGCAATTTAATGGTTCTTGTCAAATGTCTAATGTGAAGAAAGATGAACAATCAAAAACAAGATCCGGAGTTGAGTCCAAAGAAGGGAAAATCAGCAAGCCCGCTTAA
- the atpA gene encoding F0F1 ATP synthase subunit alpha produces MAEVRPDEVSAILRDQLSNFKSEAELEEVGTVLQVGDGVARIYGLTKAQAGELIEFENGTEALVLNLEEDNVGAVLFGNSTGVKEGDNVRRTGRIGSVPVGEGMVGRVVNMLGEPIDGKGPIAGKTYNMPLERKAPGVIFREPVTEPLQTGLKAVDAMTPVGRGQRELIIGDRQTGKTAVAIDTIINQREFFEAGEPVFCIYVAIGQKASTVANIVQALEKHGAMEYTVVVASPASDPAPMQFYAPFAGAAIGEFFRDTGRPALVVYDDLSKQAVAYREVSLLLRRPPGREAYPGDVFYLHSRLLERAAKLNSNTSVAEKMNDLPADLQGMVKGGGSLTALPIIETQAGDVSAYIPTNVISITDGQIFLETNLFNSGLRPAINVGISVSRVGGNAQIKSMKKIAGTLKLDLAQFRELEAFAKFGSDLDAATKLVIERGRRNQEILKQGQYQPMRVEDQVAIIFASTKGYLDKVPVDKVKEFEADFLTTLREQNPDVLNGLKAGKLSDDVTGGLKTIALDVAKRYA; encoded by the coding sequence ATGGCTGAAGTAAGACCAGATGAGGTTTCGGCAATTCTTCGAGATCAATTATCTAACTTCAAATCTGAAGCAGAACTCGAAGAGGTAGGTACCGTCCTTCAAGTAGGAGATGGTGTAGCTCGTATATATGGTTTGACCAAGGCACAGGCTGGTGAGTTGATCGAATTTGAAAACGGCACCGAGGCATTGGTATTGAACCTTGAAGAGGATAACGTAGGAGCCGTACTTTTCGGTAATTCTACAGGTGTAAAAGAAGGTGATAATGTACGCCGTACTGGCCGTATCGGTTCTGTCCCTGTTGGGGAAGGCATGGTAGGTCGTGTAGTGAACATGTTGGGTGAGCCTATTGATGGTAAAGGCCCCATCGCTGGAAAAACATACAATATGCCTTTGGAGCGTAAAGCTCCTGGTGTAATTTTCCGTGAGCCAGTAACTGAGCCATTGCAAACAGGTTTGAAAGCCGTTGATGCAATGACACCAGTAGGTCGTGGTCAGCGTGAGTTGATCATTGGTGACCGTCAGACAGGTAAAACTGCGGTAGCGATTGATACAATCATTAACCAACGTGAATTCTTCGAAGCAGGCGAGCCTGTATTCTGTATTTACGTGGCGATTGGTCAAAAAGCTTCTACGGTAGCCAATATCGTACAGGCATTGGAGAAACATGGCGCAATGGAATACACTGTAGTAGTGGCTTCTCCTGCTTCTGATCCAGCACCTATGCAGTTCTACGCTCCATTCGCAGGTGCTGCTATCGGGGAATTCTTCCGCGATACAGGACGTCCAGCATTGGTAGTTTATGATGATTTGTCTAAACAAGCGGTAGCATACCGTGAGGTGTCTTTGTTGCTTCGTCGTCCTCCAGGGCGTGAGGCTTATCCTGGTGATGTATTCTACCTTCACTCACGTTTGTTAGAGCGTGCAGCGAAGTTGAACTCCAACACTTCGGTAGCAGAGAAAATGAACGATTTGCCTGCTGACCTTCAAGGTATGGTAAAAGGTGGTGGTTCATTGACTGCCCTTCCAATTATTGAAACACAAGCGGGTGATGTTTCGGCATATATCCCAACGAACGTGATTTCTATTACGGATGGTCAGATTTTCTTGGAAACCAACTTGTTTAACTCTGGTTTGCGTCCAGCGATCAACGTAGGTATCTCGGTATCTCGTGTAGGTGGTAACGCTCAGATCAAGTCGATGAAGAAAATCGCAGGTACATTGAAGTTGGATTTGGCGCAGTTCCGTGAGTTGGAAGCCTTCGCAAAATTCGGTTCAGATTTGGATGCAGCAACGAAATTGGTGATCGAGCGTGGTCGTCGTAACCAGGAAATCTTGAAGCAAGGGCAATATCAGCCAATGCGTGTGGAAGATCAGGTAGCAATTATCTTCGCTTCTACTAAAGGATACTTGGATAAAGTTCCTGTTGATAAAGTAAAAGAATTCGAAGCAGATTTCTTGACTACACTTCGTGAGCAAAACCCTGACGTTCTTAACGGACTTAAAGCAGGTAAATTGTCTGACGATGTTACAGGTGGTTTGAAGACGATCGCTTTGGATGTAGCTAAAAGATACGCATAA
- a CDS encoding AtpZ/AtpI family protein — translation MNNQKQDPELSPKKGKSASPLKSFVRFSGMGLQMVVYILAGYWVGKQIGHFLGSDSQLWLIGGTFFGVIGSMAYIIAQVKNLNK, via the coding sequence ATGAACAATCAAAAACAAGATCCGGAGTTGAGTCCAAAGAAGGGAAAATCAGCAAGCCCGCTTAAAAGTTTTGTCCGATTTTCGGGTATGGGCCTGCAAATGGTCGTTTATATCCTGGCTGGGTATTGGGTGGGCAAACAAATTGGCCATTTCTTGGGCAGTGATTCACAACTTTGGCTTATCGGAGGGACATTTTTTGGCGTGATTGGCTCGATGGCCTACATTATCGCTCAAGTAAAAAATTTGAATAAATGA
- the atpF gene encoding F0F1 ATP synthase subunit B: MDLITPGIGLIIWQILVFVALLIILGKFAWKPILKGVKDRESAIEDALAAADKAKEEMKNLQAGNAKLIEEARKEREKIVAAAQTAANKVKEEAKADAQQIADKMIADAQAAIAAEKRAALAEVKNQVAEFSVEVAEVILREKLASQEAQKALVDRYVSDLKIS, encoded by the coding sequence ATGGATTTAATAACCCCTGGAATTGGGCTTATAATTTGGCAAATCTTAGTATTTGTAGCGCTGTTAATTATTCTTGGTAAATTTGCATGGAAACCTATCCTTAAAGGTGTTAAGGATCGTGAGTCAGCAATCGAGGATGCTTTAGCTGCTGCAGATAAAGCAAAGGAGGAAATGAAAAACCTTCAAGCTGGAAATGCCAAATTGATTGAAGAGGCACGCAAGGAGCGCGAGAAAATCGTTGCTGCTGCACAAACTGCCGCTAATAAAGTCAAAGAAGAAGCGAAAGCTGATGCTCAGCAAATAGCCGATAAAATGATTGCAGACGCTCAGGCTGCAATTGCTGCAGAGAAAAGAGCTGCACTGGCAGAAGTTAAAAATCAAGTTGCAGAGTTTTCTGTAGAGGTTGCCGAAGTAATTTTGCGCGAGAAGTTAGCTTCTCAAGAAGCACAAAAGGCATTGGTGGACCGTTACGTAAGTGACCTGAAAATTAGCTAA
- the atpH gene encoding ATP synthase F1 subunit delta, producing the protein MSDIKVASRYAKSIFELASEKGTLEQTSQDFKLIEEVCEQNREFTLMLKNPIIDISKKWEIVKAIFEGKVSDLTLRFLQVVNDKKRIDHIRSIADSFEARYNEKNGIIKAHLETTFQLDAEQFSQFEQIALARTGAKAVQLEAAVNPALIGGYIFRIGDQMIDNSVKNRLTKLRQSLTAKV; encoded by the coding sequence ATGTCAGATATCAAAGTCGCATCAAGATATGCGAAGTCCATCTTTGAATTGGCTTCAGAAAAAGGCACTTTGGAACAGACAAGTCAGGATTTTAAGCTGATCGAGGAAGTATGCGAGCAAAATCGCGAATTTACCTTAATGCTTAAGAACCCTATCATTGACATTTCCAAAAAATGGGAGATTGTCAAGGCGATATTTGAGGGTAAAGTTTCAGATTTAACACTGAGATTCCTTCAAGTGGTTAATGACAAAAAGCGAATTGACCATATTCGTTCCATAGCAGACAGCTTTGAAGCTCGCTACAATGAGAAGAATGGGATTATCAAGGCACACCTTGAGACCACCTTCCAATTGGATGCGGAACAATTCAGCCAATTTGAACAAATAGCCCTTGCCCGTACTGGCGCTAAGGCGGTTCAATTGGAGGCAGCGGTTAACCCTGCCCTGATCGGCGGTTATATTTTCCGAATTGGAGATCAGATGATCGATAATTCAGTGAAAAACCGATTGACCAAACTCAGACAGAGCCTGACGGCTAAAGTCTAA
- the galK gene encoding galactokinase: MDTLKLVEKFESQWDENHITSRAPGRMNIIGEHTDYNGGFVLPAAIDKEIVCILQANNTNTINAIASDLDEKESFTLEQITATNGWINYIKGVVAELIKKGVKVQGFNLVFGGDVPLGAGLSSSAALECALATGLNNLFGGKLSQREIALVGQAAEHNYAGVKCGIMDQFASTFGQKDHVIKIDCKHQETAHFPLNTQGFKWVLCNTGVSHSLASSEYNTRREQCEAGVAVLQKEMPKLEDLRGATLAQLKAHRSAMDPTIYKRCEFVINENERVLKACKHLENNELDALGALIYASHDGLQHDYEVSCKELDFLVDQTRDNDQVFGARMMGGGFGGCTINLVRTNAVDSFIEMQTEAYQKQFNRKLVCYTVVTGDGARVED; the protein is encoded by the coding sequence ATGGATACTTTAAAACTTGTTGAAAAATTTGAATCTCAGTGGGATGAGAATCACATCACCTCTCGGGCACCTGGGAGAATGAACATTATCGGTGAGCATACCGATTACAATGGAGGTTTCGTTCTTCCTGCGGCAATCGATAAAGAGATTGTTTGCATCTTGCAGGCCAACAATACCAATACGATCAATGCAATTGCAAGTGACCTTGACGAAAAAGAAAGTTTCACTCTTGAACAAATAACAGCAACCAATGGCTGGATAAATTACATCAAAGGAGTTGTTGCTGAACTGATTAAAAAAGGGGTAAAAGTACAGGGTTTTAATCTTGTCTTCGGTGGCGATGTACCCTTAGGGGCAGGTTTATCCTCTTCCGCAGCCCTGGAATGCGCATTAGCAACAGGCTTGAATAACTTATTTGGCGGAAAGCTGAGTCAAAGGGAAATCGCACTTGTAGGCCAAGCCGCTGAACACAATTATGCGGGGGTGAAATGCGGTATTATGGATCAATTTGCATCCACTTTTGGTCAAAAAGATCATGTGATAAAAATCGATTGTAAGCATCAGGAAACAGCACATTTTCCATTAAACACACAAGGGTTCAAATGGGTGCTTTGTAATACTGGAGTGAGTCATTCTCTGGCATCCTCAGAATATAACACACGTCGGGAACAATGTGAGGCAGGTGTTGCCGTTCTTCAAAAAGAGATGCCGAAGCTCGAAGATTTGCGTGGCGCGACCTTAGCACAGTTGAAGGCGCACCGATCAGCCATGGATCCAACTATCTATAAAAGGTGTGAATTTGTTATTAATGAAAACGAGCGTGTCCTGAAGGCCTGTAAGCATTTAGAGAATAATGAACTCGATGCCCTTGGTGCTTTAATTTACGCTTCTCATGACGGCTTGCAACATGACTATGAGGTGAGTTGTAAGGAGCTTGATTTCTTGGTAGACCAAACCAGAGACAACGATCAGGTATTTGGTGCAAGAATGATGGGCGGCGGCTTTGGAGGCTGTACAATTAATTTGGTAAGAACAAATGCCGTAGATTCATTCATTGAAATGCAAACGGAAGCATATCAGAAGCAATTCAATCGCAAGTTAGTTTGCTATACCGTAGTAACTGGTGATGGTGCTCGCGTAGAGGATTAA